In Notolabrus celidotus isolate fNotCel1 chromosome 8, fNotCel1.pri, whole genome shotgun sequence, a genomic segment contains:
- the drd1a gene encoding D(1) dopamine receptor has product MDHMNFSTVIDSGFLDEASSSRVLTGCFLSLLILTTLLGNTLVCAAVTKFRHLRSKVTNFFVISLAVSDLLVAILVMPWKAATEIAGFWPFGSFCDTWVAFDIMCSTASILNLCVISLDRYWAISSPFRYERKMTPRVAYVMISVTWTLSVLISFIPVQLNWHKAQTKSYSPLTGSPGASGLNGTSYRSPENCDSSLNRTYAISTSLISFYIPVVIMVATYTQIYRIAHRQIRRISALERAAESAKNRHDSMGGGSSIAESESSFKMTFKRETKVLKTLSVIMGVFVCCWLPFFILNCMVPFCEQSSGGEAFPCISPTTFDVFVWFGWANSSLNPIIYAFNADFRKAFSILLGCHRLYPGGHNIETVSLNKK; this is encoded by the coding sequence ATGGATCACATGAACTTCTCCACTGTCATAGACTCTGGGTTTCTGGATGAGGCTTCATCCAGCCGTGTCCTTACTGGTTGTTTCCTCTCGCTGCTCATCCTCACCACCTTGCTGGGAAACACGCTGGTTTGTGCGGCTGTCACCAAGTTCCGACACCTGCGCTCCAAGGTGACCAACTTTTTTGTCATCTCGCTGGCCGTGTCTGACCTCTTGGTTGCCATCTTGGTGATGCCGTGGAAGGCCGCAACAGAGATTGCCGGGTTCTGGCCATTCGGCTCTTTCTGTGACACCTGGGTGGCTTTTGACATTATGTGCTCCACGGCTTCCATTTTGAACCTTTGTGTGATTAGCTTGGATCGCTACTGGGCCATCTCCAGCCCATTCCGCTATGAGAGGAAAATGACACCCAGAGTGGCTTATGTGATGATCAGTGTGACCTGGACGCTCTCTGTGCTCATTTCCTTCATCCCAGTGCAGCTCAACTGGCACAAGGCCCAAACTAAATCCTACTCCCCTCTCACTGGGTCACCTGGTGCTTCAGGTCTAAATGGTACATCTTACCGGAGCCCAGAAAACTGTGACTCGAGCCTGAACCGGACCTATGCCATTTCCACCTCTCTCATAAGCTTTTACATCCCTGTGGTCATCATGGTGGCCACATACACCCAGATCTACCGCATCGCTCACAGGCAAATAAGGAGAATTTCCGCACTGGAGCGAGCAGCTGAAAGTgctaagaacagacatgacagcATGGGCGGAGGCTCCAGCATTGCAGAGTCGGAGAGTTCGTTCAAAATGACGTTCAAGAGAGAGACCAAGGTACTGAAGACTCTGTCAGTGATTATGggggtgtttgtttgttgctggCTCCCATTCTTCATCCTGAACTGCATGGTGCCGTTCTGCGAGCAATCGAGCGGAGGGGAGGCTTTCCCCTGCATCAGCCCCACCACGTTTGATGTGTTCGTGTGGTTCGGCTGGGCTAATTCCTCCCTCAACCCCATCATCTATGCCTTCAATGCAGATTTCCGCAAGGCCTTCTCCATCCTGCTGGGCTGCCACAGACTATATCCAGGAGGCCACAACATAGAGACAGTCAGTCTAAACAAGAAATGA